Below is a genomic region from Desulfobulbaceae bacterium.
TCCTCAAGTTTAAAGACGATTCTGCGGTTATCAAAAGCACTTGCTCCGGAACCTGCGCCCACGACGCCGGTTGACGCTTCAGGGACCAAGGTGATGCCGTTGCTTAAGGTCAGGGCCTTTGGTTGGCCAAATTTGGCGTTTAAGTCATATTCGGACTCAACCATCCTCATAGCGCAACCAAGGATCTGATTGGTTAACTCACCTATGGAGTCAGCCACCTCAGCCGATGTAGCGTTAACGGCTAAACCCTCAGCAGGCATCCCCATGGTTAACATATAGTTACGGTACAGATACAAGGCCGATTCATCTGAAAAACTAAATGCTACCAGTCCGTTATAGTCTCCGTAAAACTGGACGAAGCAACCAAGGTCCGGTCGGATGCTTACTCTTGGAATATCTTGAATGGTCTTGACATATGTTACATCCTGGCCAATTCCTTTCTCTAATGTCTCTTTGGTGGCTTGACAAAGAGCGATGGCTAAACGGTCGATCGCAAGATTTTTCATAATTCTCCTCTAAGAAAAGATCAGTTTTATTGCAACTGACCAAGTGGGAAAAGTTTCTCCCCTGCTTTGATCTCCAAATTTATATGATTTTCTGGTGGAGGGATTGGACAGGAAAAGTTGTAATTATAGGCACAGTATGGATTATAGGCCAAATTAAAATCCAGCACAACCGAATCTCCAGTGGGCTCCCCAACTTCAAGATAACGTCCTCCCGGATATGTTTCCAGGCCATTGGTCCGATCCATAAACGGGATAAACAGGATATTATTAGCTCTGGGGTCCTGCCCCTTCTCCTGGTAGGCAAAGAGTGTCGTGGCCTTGCCCGACACGGTGCAGTCAAGTTGGGCAATGGCCACATAGACTCGTTCATGTCCTGTTGATGTCTGGATCCTGAATTCCCTGGGCTCAACCAAACGTTGATAATGAGCAGTAACTCGATAGGTGATGTCGACAGGATAATAACTCAGCTCTTTAAACTGCCATTGCTGTTCATTAAGAAGAGGAGAGTCCGGTGATGTCTTGAAAAAACGGTCTTTATCCTGACGTGATTCCATGATTGCCTTTTTGTGCTTCAGGGTCTCTACCCGGTTTGGTCCTGATGTGCAGGAAGTCAAACTCAACAGGGCGATGAACCAGATTATCAAAGGCAGGATCGTTGACACCCGGATGTCTAGACTGTTCAATCGGAGAAAATTATAAGGCATGCTCATTGATAAAATCCTTAATAACAGCCGAATCGGCAGCCAGTATTTGACAACGGGTAGGCATCCCGTGCAAGGCAGCTAGAGAGGGAGGCAGTGGTTGTTCGCCAATTGCCTGAGACACAGCGGCGCCAAACTTACCGGGGTGGGCAGTTGCCAGACATATCATCGGCCTTGGGGTACAAAATTCCTGCCCAGCCTTTACACCGACTGCTGTATGTGGGTCGAGCACATAGCCGGTTTCTTGATAAAAGTCACGGATGGTGGCGATAACCTCAACCTCTGAAACTCGGCGAGCACTGAAATCTTCCCGAATACGCACTATCGTTTCGGGATTAAAGACTAGGTGTCGCTCTTGTGCCAAGAAATCCATGTCCTTGGCTGTCCGCGTGGCATCTTGTCCGTTCAAATAGTAGAGATACCGTTCAAAGTTGGAGGCCAACTGGATATCCATTGATGGGCTGCACGTTGGAACAACCTGGGACATCGAATAATTTCCATCGACGATGAACCGAGCCAGGATGTCATTGTCATTGGTTGCCAAGATCAGGCGGGCAATCCGTTGTGGGCCAAGCATGGTTCTGGCCACAAAGCCCGCGAAGACATCGCCAAAATTCCCGGTAGGAACCGAGAAGTCAACTGAGTCATGACCTTCTTGCTCGGAAACCCGAAAATAAGCATAGACATAATAGACGACTTGAGCCAGAATACGTGCCCAGTTGATGGAGTTAACCGCTCCCAAATGATGCCGTTCCTTAAAGGGGATATCATTAAAGATGGTCTTGACGATAGCCTGACCATCATCAAATGTCCCTTGGATGGCAATATTGAAGACATTGGCATCGGTAACCGATGTCATCTGCAGTTCCTGAATAGGACTGACACGTTTATGAGGATGGAGGATAAAGATATTAATCCTTTCCTTGCCACGAACCCCATGGATTGCGGCACTTCCAGTATCACCCGAAGTGGCGCCGAGGATATTCATCTTTTCGTTACGCTTGTTCAACAGATATTCAAAGAGATTGCCTAGGAATTGGAGCGCAACATCTTTAAAAGCCAGCGTGGGCCCATGAAACAACTCAAGGATATGAAGACCGCCCTTTTTAGCCAAAGGGGTTACTTCAGGGTGGGAAAAGGTCTGGTAGGAACGAGTGATGAGTTCTCGTAACTCAGCATCCGGGATGTCATCGATAAAACGAGACATGACTGCAAAGGCCAACTCCGGGTAGGACAAGGCCTTCCAGTCAGCAAGGGTTTGGTCATCAACTACCGGCAATTCGGTTGGCAACAGAAGGCCTCCATCGGTTGCCAGTCCCATCATCACCGCTTCAGTAAAACTAATAGGCTCAATCGTACCACGTGTGCTTATGTATTTCATCGCTGTTCTCTAACAAGGAAAGGGGACAGATTTAAACTCTGTCGCCGGACATTATTTTTCAAGCAGACAAACACCTTCCATCTCCTTGGGGATCGGTAAATCCATCAATGACAAGATCGTGGGTGCGATATCTTTCAAAGCTCCGTCGCGACGGAGGGTGCGACCGATTAAGCGATCATTGATCACAATACAGGGAACCGGATTTAAGGTATGCGCT
It encodes:
- a CDS encoding DUF3334 family protein, translated to MKNLAIDRLAIALCQATKETLEKGIGQDVTYVKTIQDIPRVSIRPDLGCFVQFYGDYNGLVAFSFSDESALYLYRNYMLTMGMPAEGLAVNATSAEVADSIGELTNQILGCAMRMVESEYDLNAKFGQPKALTLSNGITLVPEASTGVVGAGSGASAFDNRRIVFKLEESRFYLELAMEHIAFILID
- a CDS encoding DUF1684 domain-containing protein, whose translation is MSMPYNFLRLNSLDIRVSTILPLIIWFIALLSLTSCTSGPNRVETLKHKKAIMESRQDKDRFFKTSPDSPLLNEQQWQFKELSYYPVDITYRVTAHYQRLVEPREFRIQTSTGHERVYVAIAQLDCTVSGKATTLFAYQEKGQDPRANNILFIPFMDRTNGLETYPGGRYLEVGEPTGDSVVLDFNLAYNPYCAYNYNFSCPIPPPENHINLEIKAGEKLFPLGQLQ
- a CDS encoding threonine synthase; protein product: MKYISTRGTIEPISFTEAVMMGLATDGGLLLPTELPVVDDQTLADWKALSYPELAFAVMSRFIDDIPDAELRELITRSYQTFSHPEVTPLAKKGGLHILELFHGPTLAFKDVALQFLGNLFEYLLNKRNEKMNILGATSGDTGSAAIHGVRGKERINIFILHPHKRVSPIQELQMTSVTDANVFNIAIQGTFDDGQAIVKTIFNDIPFKERHHLGAVNSINWARILAQVVYYVYAYFRVSEQEGHDSVDFSVPTGNFGDVFAGFVARTMLGPQRIARLILATNDNDILARFIVDGNYSMSQVVPTCSPSMDIQLASNFERYLYYLNGQDATRTAKDMDFLAQERHLVFNPETIVRIREDFSARRVSEVEVIATIRDFYQETGYVLDPHTAVGVKAGQEFCTPRPMICLATAHPGKFGAAVSQAIGEQPLPPSLAALHGMPTRCQILAADSAVIKDFINEHAL